The following proteins come from a genomic window of Natronosalvus vescus:
- a CDS encoding 2-oxoacid:acceptor oxidoreductase subunit alpha, producing MTEDLNWAIGGEAGDGIDSTGKIFAQALSRAGRHVFTSKDFASRIRGGYTAYKIRTSTDRVQSVVDRLDILVALTQRTIDENLDELHEGSAVIYDGERSWDAEIPDEITAVDVPLKTLAEEAGGAIMLNVVALGAACEITGFDVEYLDESLEKRFGGKGSKIVENNREAARKGRDYVRENYDFDLGYELDTTDNDYVLLNGDEAIGMGALAAGCRFYAGYPITPATNVMEYLTGRIEQYGGHVVQAEDELSAINMALGGARAGARSMTATSGPGIDLMTETFGLVATSETPLVIVDVMRSGPSTGMPTKQEQGDLNMTLYGGHGEIPRFVVAPTTIDECFWKTVEAFNYAEKYQTPVYVVADLALAVTEQTFSPETFDMDAVEIDRGTLVDDDSIGEWLDEQGRFRAHAATEDGISPRAIPGTTDGAHMSTGLEHDELGRRTEDTEVRVEQVDKRNRKVETAKAEEDWDYREFGDEDAENLVISWGSNEGALVEALEYLEDEGIDVRILSVPYIFPRPDLTDDVEAAEDVIVVECNATGQFADVIEHDTLTRVKRVNKYTGVRFKADELADAISTKLSEEVPAQ from the coding sequence ATGACCGAGGACTTAAACTGGGCAATTGGAGGCGAGGCCGGGGACGGTATCGACTCCACTGGGAAAATTTTCGCCCAGGCACTCTCCAGGGCCGGACGACACGTCTTTACGTCGAAGGATTTCGCGTCGCGGATCCGTGGCGGCTACACCGCCTACAAGATACGGACGTCGACAGACCGCGTACAGAGTGTCGTCGATCGGCTCGACATTCTCGTCGCGCTCACCCAACGAACCATCGACGAAAATCTCGACGAACTTCACGAGGGCAGTGCCGTCATCTACGACGGCGAGCGCTCGTGGGACGCCGAGATTCCCGACGAAATCACCGCCGTCGACGTGCCACTGAAAACGCTCGCCGAAGAGGCCGGCGGTGCCATCATGCTCAACGTCGTCGCGCTCGGGGCCGCCTGTGAAATTACCGGTTTCGACGTCGAGTACCTCGACGAATCGCTCGAGAAGCGCTTCGGTGGCAAGGGATCGAAGATCGTCGAGAACAACCGCGAGGCCGCCCGCAAGGGCCGAGACTACGTCCGCGAGAACTACGATTTCGACCTCGGTTACGAACTCGATACGACGGACAACGACTACGTCCTGCTCAACGGCGACGAGGCCATCGGGATGGGCGCACTCGCCGCTGGCTGTCGCTTCTACGCCGGCTACCCGATCACGCCGGCGACGAACGTGATGGAGTACCTGACCGGGCGGATCGAACAGTACGGCGGTCACGTCGTCCAGGCTGAGGACGAACTGTCGGCGATCAACATGGCGCTCGGTGGCGCCCGCGCCGGCGCTCGCTCGATGACGGCAACCTCGGGGCCGGGCATCGACCTGATGACCGAAACGTTTGGCCTCGTCGCGACGAGCGAAACGCCGCTCGTCATCGTCGACGTGATGCGCTCTGGACCATCGACCGGGATGCCGACCAAGCAAGAACAGGGCGACCTGAACATGACGTTGTACGGCGGCCACGGCGAAATTCCACGGTTCGTCGTCGCGCCGACGACCATCGACGAGTGTTTCTGGAAGACCGTCGAGGCGTTCAACTACGCCGAGAAGTACCAGACGCCCGTCTACGTCGTCGCCGACCTCGCGCTCGCAGTCACCGAACAGACGTTCTCGCCCGAGACGTTCGACATGGACGCCGTCGAGATCGACCGCGGCACCCTCGTCGACGACGACTCGATCGGCGAGTGGCTCGACGAGCAGGGTCGCTTCCGCGCCCACGCCGCCACCGAGGACGGCATCAGCCCCCGCGCCATCCCCGGTACGACCGACGGGGCCCACATGTCCACCGGCCTCGAGCACGACGAACTCGGCCGGCGAACGGAGGACACCGAGGTGCGCGTCGAACAGGTCGACAAACGAAACCGAAAGGTCGAGACTGCCAAGGCCGAGGAGGACTGGGACTACCGGGAGTTCGGCGACGAAGACGCCGAGAACCTCGTCATCTCCTGGGGGTCGAACGAGGGCGCGCTCGTCGAAGCGCTCGAGTACCTCGAGGACGAGGGTATCGACGTCCGTATCCTCTCGGTGCCGTACATCTTCCCGCGGCCGGATCTCACCGACGACGTCGAGGCGGCCGAGGACGTGATCGTAGTCGAGTGTAACGCGACCGGTCAGTTCGCCGACGTGATCGAACACGACACGCTGACGCGGGTCAAACGGGTCAACAAGTACACCGGTGTCCGCTTCAAGGCGGACGAACTCGCCGACGCGATTTCAACGAAACTCTCAGAGGAGGTGCCTGCACAATGA
- a CDS encoding 2-oxoacid:ferredoxin oxidoreductase subunit beta: protein MSSEVRFTDFKSDKQPTWCPGCGDFGTMNGMMKALANTGNDPDNTFLVAGIGCSGKIGTYMHSYALHGVHGRALPVATGVKMARPDIEVMAAGGDGDGYSIGAGHFVHAVRRNVDMTYVVMDNRIYGLTKGQASPTSRSDFETSTTPEGPQQPPVNPLALALAAGATFIAQSFASDALRHAEIIEEAIEHDGFGFVNVFSPCVTFNDVDTYDYFRDTLVDLEEEGHDRHDLEAAKEVILDADKEYQGVMYQNENSVPYHEQHGVTENMADIPDGAPENAMDLVREFY from the coding sequence ATGAGCTCAGAGGTACGATTCACCGACTTCAAATCCGACAAGCAACCGACCTGGTGTCCTGGCTGTGGGGACTTCGGGACGATGAACGGCATGATGAAAGCCCTCGCGAACACGGGGAACGACCCGGACAACACCTTCCTCGTCGCCGGGATCGGCTGTTCCGGCAAGATCGGGACGTACATGCACAGCTACGCCCTCCACGGGGTGCACGGTCGTGCGCTCCCCGTAGCGACGGGGGTCAAGATGGCCCGACCCGACATCGAGGTCATGGCCGCCGGCGGCGACGGCGACGGCTACTCGATCGGTGCCGGCCACTTCGTCCACGCCGTCCGGCGCAACGTCGACATGACCTACGTCGTCATGGACAACCGCATCTACGGGCTGACCAAGGGGCAGGCTTCGCCGACCTCGCGATCCGATTTCGAGACGTCGACGACGCCAGAGGGGCCACAGCAGCCACCCGTCAACCCGCTCGCGCTCGCGCTCGCCGCCGGGGCGACGTTCATCGCCCAGTCGTTCGCCTCCGACGCGCTGCGCCACGCCGAGATCATCGAGGAGGCCATCGAACACGACGGCTTCGGCTTCGTCAACGTCTTCAGCCCGTGTGTGACGTTCAACGACGTCGACACCTACGACTACTTCCGCGACACGCTGGTCGACCTCGAGGAGGAGGGTCACGACCGTCACGACCTCGAGGCCGCAAAGGAGGTCATCCTCGACGCGGACAAAGAGTATCAGGGCGTAATGTATCAGAACGAGAACTCGGTTCCGTACCATGAACAACACGGCGTCACCGAGAACATGGCTGATATTCCAGACGGCGCGCCGGAGAACGCGATGGATCTCGTGCGCGAGTTCTACTGA
- the nrfD gene encoding NrfD/PsrC family molybdoenzyme membrane anchor subunit yields MSTDVFEDRILYPLEHTSKRYYALLVIFLLGTVLFLIAWAYQLNAGVWAVTGIGDWGISGGVPWGLYIGGFVWWVGLAHGGIAISAAVRVIDIDRFAPIARVSEVLTVLALSMAAFNIVLSMGRPDRIFNTILWWPATVHHSPLAWDIAVITLYLVLSLTYLCLSLRAEIAAFRDRLPTVFSPLYSVLTIGYSRSEDEKIEQILWWLAVAILALVPLLSGGVVPWLFSLIAAQPAWYGSAAGAAMLTESLTSALAGVIIITAIFRFAYDWGDVIEDRIFRDLATVLAFLALATIWFTMHDILTGVYTAPTNIGALTGAMLELPFFWLAVAGLVVSVVALFLMIGWPDRFFSIPALVAISAILSVTILNKKVMFIVEGLMFPTAPPLTNLYPSGSYSPTLLEWWLFIGTIVLVGLGFLVATKVIPMVELDPEEVN; encoded by the coding sequence ATGAGTACTGACGTCTTCGAGGACAGGATCCTGTACCCGTTAGAGCACACATCGAAACGGTACTACGCGCTTCTCGTGATCTTTTTACTCGGGACGGTATTGTTCCTGATCGCATGGGCGTACCAGCTCAACGCCGGCGTCTGGGCGGTGACTGGCATCGGTGACTGGGGGATCTCCGGAGGGGTTCCCTGGGGACTGTACATCGGCGGGTTCGTCTGGTGGGTCGGTCTAGCACACGGGGGCATCGCCATCTCGGCTGCCGTACGAGTGATCGATATCGACCGGTTCGCCCCCATCGCTCGAGTATCGGAGGTATTGACGGTGCTTGCGCTCAGCATGGCCGCGTTCAATATCGTGTTGAGCATGGGTCGCCCCGACAGGATATTCAACACGATCCTCTGGTGGCCAGCCACCGTACACCACTCGCCGCTGGCCTGGGACATCGCTGTGATTACGCTGTACCTCGTGCTGAGTCTGACGTATTTGTGTCTCTCACTTAGAGCGGAGATAGCTGCCTTCCGAGACCGACTCCCCACTGTCTTCTCGCCGCTGTACTCGGTGCTTACGATCGGATACTCGAGATCGGAAGACGAGAAGATCGAGCAGATCCTCTGGTGGCTTGCGGTAGCGATCCTTGCGCTCGTGCCGCTGCTGTCTGGCGGCGTCGTTCCGTGGCTGTTCAGCCTCATCGCCGCCCAACCAGCGTGGTACGGATCCGCAGCCGGTGCAGCGATGCTCACGGAGTCGCTCACAAGTGCGCTCGCCGGTGTCATCATCATTACAGCGATTTTCAGATTCGCGTACGACTGGGGAGATGTCATCGAAGACCGAATCTTCCGTGATCTCGCGACCGTCCTCGCGTTCCTGGCACTAGCGACGATCTGGTTCACGATGCACGACATTTTGACCGGGGTATACACGGCCCCGACAAACATCGGTGCACTCACTGGAGCGATGCTCGAGTTGCCGTTCTTCTGGCTGGCCGTCGCCGGGCTCGTCGTCTCCGTCGTTGCATTGTTCCTCATGATCGGCTGGCCCGACCGGTTCTTCAGCATTCCGGCACTGGTCGCCATCTCGGCGATCCTCTCCGTGACGATCCTGAACAAGAAGGTGATGTTCATCGTGGAAGGGCTCATGTTCCCGACTGCCCCACCGCTGACGAACCTGTATCCCAGTGGATCGTATTCCCCTACGCTCCTCGAGTGGTGGCTCTTTATCGGCACGATCGTTCTGGTCGGCCTCGGATTCCTGGTCGCGACGAAAGTGATCCCAATGGTTGAACTCGACCCGGAGGAGGTGAACTGA
- a CDS encoding 4Fe-4S ferredoxin N-terminal domain-containing protein, translated as MSSDIDPSRCTCGSGTCSGSNESDESPETAPEIPDLGQGWTPDDLDDDWEARAEAKLETVEFDTNLGIEISRDAMALARGEMTEAAFHEKHHEAVFEEFGIDLRPTYETTVKATTDDDGDALPGVPDVGGDAVPSRRGLLKTMGGLAVAGAATSVAGCLDRAVNTPASTADSDGDDVQLGMVIDTDQCIACLKCAEACKRENDTDRGSQWMHVFRYEETEYDDVSEGQMPRPCQHCSEPSCTYVCPTQSRFKRQEDGIVLTDYDRCIGCKYCEVACPYGVNFLGKDEPTDKSPGFIGSDTDRNDRRVGGPPPAGVMGKCTFCVHRQDDSAQRGTTACEDDCPVDAIHFGDMNDADSQPRQYLRENRDQSRFKLLEEQGNEPNVVYLGNEPSKNATPTDGPFTYEDLGMETLADDGGGDQ; from the coding sequence ATGAGTTCCGACATAGATCCGTCCCGGTGTACCTGTGGTTCGGGGACATGTTCCGGGTCAAATGAGAGCGACGAATCGCCAGAAACAGCGCCTGAGATACCAGATCTCGGTCAGGGATGGACTCCTGATGACCTCGATGATGACTGGGAAGCCCGCGCCGAGGCCAAACTCGAGACCGTGGAGTTCGACACGAACCTGGGCATCGAGATCAGTAGAGACGCGATGGCCCTTGCACGGGGAGAAATGACCGAGGCCGCGTTCCACGAAAAACACCACGAAGCAGTCTTCGAGGAGTTCGGGATCGATCTGCGGCCGACGTACGAAACAACGGTCAAAGCGACAACTGACGACGACGGGGATGCGCTTCCCGGTGTTCCCGATGTCGGAGGAGACGCGGTACCTTCCCGGCGAGGATTGCTAAAGACAATGGGTGGGTTGGCCGTAGCGGGAGCGGCAACGAGCGTGGCCGGTTGTCTCGACCGAGCAGTTAACACACCCGCGAGCACGGCAGATTCCGACGGGGATGACGTCCAGCTGGGGATGGTGATTGACACGGATCAATGCATTGCCTGCTTGAAGTGTGCGGAAGCCTGTAAACGGGAGAACGATACCGACCGCGGCAGCCAGTGGATGCACGTCTTCCGATACGAGGAAACGGAGTACGACGACGTGAGCGAGGGACAGATGCCCCGTCCGTGCCAACACTGCTCCGAACCGTCGTGTACGTACGTCTGTCCGACCCAATCGCGGTTCAAACGTCAGGAAGATGGTATCGTCCTCACGGACTACGATCGATGTATCGGTTGTAAGTACTGCGAGGTCGCCTGTCCGTACGGTGTAAACTTCCTCGGGAAGGATGAGCCGACCGACAAGTCTCCCGGCTTTATCGGGTCGGACACTGATAGGAACGATCGACGAGTCGGCGGGCCGCCACCCGCAGGTGTCATGGGCAAGTGTACCTTCTGCGTCCACCGACAGGACGACAGCGCTCAACGGGGGACGACCGCCTGTGAGGACGACTGCCCCGTCGATGCGATCCACTTCGGTGACATGAACGATGCGGACAGCCAACCCCGCCAGTATCTTCGAGAGAACCGAGACCAATCCCGGTTCAAGCTACTCGAGGAACAAGGAAACGAGCCGAACGTCGTCTATCTAGGTAACGAGCCATCGAAGAACGCAACACCGACGGATGGACCGTTCACCTACGAAGATCTCGGCATGGAGACGCTCGCGGACGATGGGGGTGGGGATCAATGA
- a CDS encoding ethylbenzene dehydrogenase-related protein has product MTEETRGRSDDEIANLSIDEARDALKGEAAIPMRASGTLRRRFLLAMGATATFGASAGCLGMFSEDPEAAGSEDDDIDYSEIEKFKLDWVPKQILKNLNVKMAFNNEQFFFRFNWEQPNAGGWFHDYLIYHEDEGEWVRHASPDPWVADQDHPDHIGFYEDRVTFLLDDGSVKGFENFGGWLTVHMGTRSLPGAATSEEVENHPHLGDDGLGRNDVRKFLPQSREGEWWESPWDDIRSQEELDQLKEDGVFVDLPMFRAHRSNPMGYATDHHVLEYRHGDEGSNTFGSQGWDPETGPEYMFDPDVVENGALDHERMLEGDYRQDLFYDDRDEWLGEEEPYYLADEWMVEFDPEVAERDGAAIPRRPLQQPEGSAADWQCRGVWDDGEWTVDMWRDLETENPLDTKQLESGRVYDWAPAIHHGYNARWHWVAYPYKLGLGTGTEADFHAVQFDGDAPDWDDIPTHTIPLIYPGQVDWTWLTSKEHRGYIPTRNDEMSIWDVHENPRRMAAMVLGKEIGEDPRR; this is encoded by the coding sequence ATGACTGAGGAAACTCGAGGTCGATCGGACGACGAAATCGCGAACCTGAGTATCGATGAAGCCAGGGACGCTCTGAAAGGCGAAGCGGCGATTCCAATGCGGGCGTCTGGAACGCTTCGACGTCGGTTTCTATTAGCTATGGGCGCAACGGCAACGTTTGGCGCAAGCGCAGGATGTCTCGGTATGTTTAGCGAGGATCCCGAGGCGGCAGGTAGTGAAGATGACGACATCGACTATTCGGAGATAGAGAAGTTCAAACTCGATTGGGTTCCCAAGCAGATTCTCAAGAACCTGAACGTCAAGATGGCGTTCAACAACGAACAGTTCTTCTTCCGATTCAACTGGGAACAGCCGAACGCTGGCGGTTGGTTCCACGATTATCTCATCTACCACGAAGACGAAGGAGAGTGGGTGCGCCACGCCAGCCCGGATCCGTGGGTGGCCGATCAGGATCATCCGGATCACATCGGCTTTTACGAGGATCGCGTCACGTTCCTCTTAGACGACGGTTCCGTGAAGGGATTCGAGAACTTCGGCGGCTGGCTCACCGTACACATGGGAACTCGGAGTCTTCCGGGCGCTGCCACGTCGGAGGAGGTCGAGAACCATCCACATCTCGGTGACGACGGACTCGGGCGGAACGACGTCCGAAAGTTCCTCCCACAATCGCGCGAGGGCGAGTGGTGGGAATCCCCGTGGGACGATATTCGTTCACAGGAAGAACTGGATCAGCTGAAAGAAGACGGCGTCTTCGTCGATTTGCCGATGTTTCGCGCGCACCGGAGCAATCCGATGGGTTACGCCACGGATCATCACGTCCTCGAGTACCGGCACGGTGACGAGGGGAGCAACACATTCGGGTCACAGGGCTGGGATCCGGAGACCGGGCCGGAGTACATGTTTGATCCGGACGTGGTCGAAAACGGTGCGCTCGATCACGAGCGGATGCTCGAGGGTGACTATCGCCAGGATCTGTTCTACGACGATCGTGACGAGTGGCTCGGGGAGGAGGAACCCTACTATCTAGCCGACGAGTGGATGGTCGAGTTCGATCCGGAGGTCGCCGAACGGGATGGGGCAGCCATTCCCCGTCGACCGCTCCAGCAACCCGAAGGAAGTGCCGCTGACTGGCAGTGTCGAGGCGTATGGGACGATGGTGAATGGACTGTGGATATGTGGAGAGACCTCGAAACCGAGAACCCCCTGGACACCAAACAACTCGAATCCGGCAGGGTCTACGACTGGGCACCAGCCATCCACCATGGCTACAATGCACGGTGGCACTGGGTGGCATACCCGTACAAGTTAGGGCTCGGGACGGGAACGGAAGCCGATTTCCACGCCGTACAGTTCGACGGCGATGCCCCCGATTGGGACGATATCCCGACCCACACGATACCGCTGATCTACCCCGGGCAGGTCGACTGGACGTGGCTCACCAGCAAGGAACACCGCGGATACATCCCAACTCGAAACGACGAAATGTCGATCTGGGACGTCCACGAGAATCCGCGACGGATGGCGGCGATGGTGCTCGGCAAGGAAATCGGAGAAGATCCGCGGCGGTGA